In Actinomycetota bacterium, a single genomic region encodes these proteins:
- a CDS encoding 4Fe-4S dicluster domain-containing protein → MSTDNTTKVSPIEALPEASRAYGAIGKTSEHPKWGMAVDTERCVGCWSCAVICKSENDVPLGMWWNRILTSGDDLDTPRAGEHGGMEMSWVPLACQHCEDAPCAKVCPTSATFTDPEGVVLVNAKDCIGCRYCMAACPYGVRVFNWGEPERAPEFDHGMVEPRPVGTVEKCTFCVHRLKEGQVPSCVWSCPAQARIFGDLNDDDSRLVRLINDRGGDHMLEDKGTKPKVTYLQPRRRRSL, encoded by the coding sequence GTGTCAACTGACAACACGACGAAAGTCTCCCCGATCGAAGCCCTTCCCGAGGCATCCCGCGCATACGGCGCAATAGGCAAGACGAGCGAGCACCCGAAGTGGGGGATGGCAGTCGATACCGAACGGTGTGTCGGCTGCTGGTCCTGCGCCGTGATCTGCAAGTCCGAGAACGACGTGCCGCTCGGCATGTGGTGGAACCGGATTCTCACATCAGGTGATGATCTGGACACGCCGCGTGCCGGCGAACACGGCGGGATGGAGATGTCTTGGGTGCCTCTCGCGTGTCAGCACTGCGAGGACGCCCCATGCGCGAAGGTGTGCCCGACGTCGGCAACCTTCACCGACCCCGAAGGCGTAGTGCTCGTCAACGCAAAGGACTGCATTGGTTGCCGGTATTGCATGGCTGCGTGTCCGTACGGCGTTCGAGTCTTCAACTGGGGAGAGCCCGAGCGCGCGCCCGAATTCGATCACGGGATGGTAGAGCCGCGTCCGGTGGGAACGGTTGAGAAGTGCACGTTCTGCGTTCATCGCCTGAAGGAAGGCCAAGTGCCGTCCTGCGTCTGGTCGTGTCCGGCCCAGGCGCGCATTTTCGGTGATCTAAACGATGACGATAGCCGGTTGGTGCGACTCATCAATGACCGGGGTGGCGACCACATGCTGGAGGACAAGGGAACCAAACCGAAGGTCACCTATCTGCAGCCGCGGCGGAGGCGATCGCTATGA
- a CDS encoding molybdopterin-dependent oxidoreductase, translated as MTVDRRQFLKGGAVVGAAAVGARVAFGPEVGYDPDPSLPVDKVVRTTCSPNCTGSCGQLAFVRDGKIVKIQQAADYPDPVYSPRGCMKGLSFFQNIYGADRIQKPLIRTGERGSGEFREASWDEVLDHIAAELTKVGDKHGWDSIHVFGQVPGSGYVHKGANYRACSLLGMTHGTSFCFNGDLPMGMPITFGVQNAEHEAKDWANARFLLIVGANPLETRIPDVHFIFDAAERGARLVVVDPVYSATASKADSWLQIKPGTDAAFALGMTHVILKENLHDEAFLRTYTDAPLLVRTDNGKRLLESDVLASGKARRYLVWDRRTNAPVSVGTEKLGLPAHVDAALDGKFEVRLKDGRTVTASPGFAFVQAEVKKWTPERAQSVSGVPAEMIEKVARAYATESPAAILMGAGANHWYHGDLTGRAYALLAVVTGNIGRSGSGFSVYVGQYKVRVKPAEWFNPGGEKAKIVATSYFVHGKTETMHPSVPYPKNGFKALFCTFSNFLVQSPDLNKVYERIDALDLFVVVDPQMTDTARYADVVLPATTWYEKKDLTATPLHPFLQLQQPAIEPVGESKSELWIWRELVRRIAPDKAKKYFEVDEDDAIRMILAGGGPAEGITLEQLEKGPVRLNVPDPEVAFQDQIENLTPFPPPSLPTPIEKTQEFVPTGRIELYKDEDRFQEFGETVVTYKPPFDDEVHDPKEYPITLLSPHSKWRIHSSYANTPWLIEIHGGKPKVLLNPKDAAERGIGEGDEIEVFNTRGRLQAWAHVSESARRGSATLPEGWWYRFFKSGKGVNELTSSAINPIHEIHYVPNMWAPSTGWKDCRCEVRRVN; from the coding sequence ATGACGGTAGATCGAAGGCAGTTCCTCAAGGGCGGTGCCGTGGTGGGAGCGGCAGCCGTCGGCGCGCGCGTCGCGTTCGGTCCCGAGGTCGGGTACGACCCCGATCCATCCCTGCCGGTCGACAAGGTCGTGCGCACCACGTGTTCGCCGAACTGCACCGGTTCCTGCGGACAACTCGCGTTCGTGCGCGACGGTAAGATCGTCAAGATTCAGCAGGCAGCCGACTACCCTGACCCCGTCTATAGCCCTCGCGGATGCATGAAGGGGTTGTCCTTCTTCCAGAACATCTACGGTGCCGACCGAATTCAGAAGCCACTCATCCGCACGGGAGAGCGCGGCTCCGGCGAGTTCCGCGAAGCGAGTTGGGACGAAGTCCTGGATCACATCGCGGCGGAACTGACGAAGGTTGGAGACAAGCACGGTTGGGACTCGATCCACGTCTTTGGTCAGGTTCCGGGTTCGGGCTACGTCCACAAGGGGGCCAACTACCGCGCGTGCTCGCTGCTGGGCATGACACACGGGACGAGCTTCTGCTTCAACGGCGACCTCCCGATGGGGATGCCGATCACGTTCGGCGTGCAGAACGCGGAGCACGAGGCGAAGGACTGGGCGAACGCGCGGTTCCTTCTCATCGTTGGCGCCAACCCCCTGGAGACGCGAATCCCGGACGTGCACTTCATTTTCGATGCGGCCGAGCGAGGCGCGCGCCTCGTCGTCGTTGACCCGGTCTACTCGGCGACGGCATCGAAGGCCGACTCGTGGCTCCAGATCAAACCGGGAACCGATGCGGCCTTCGCGCTCGGTATGACGCACGTGATCCTCAAGGAGAACCTGCACGATGAGGCCTTCCTTCGCACCTACACCGACGCGCCGTTGCTGGTTCGCACCGACAACGGCAAAAGGTTGCTCGAGAGCGATGTTTTAGCGTCCGGAAAAGCGAGGCGCTATCTCGTGTGGGATCGCCGGACGAACGCGCCGGTTTCGGTGGGCACAGAGAAGCTGGGGCTTCCTGCGCACGTCGATGCTGCGCTCGACGGCAAGTTCGAGGTTCGGCTCAAGGACGGCAGGACCGTCACTGCGTCGCCTGGGTTCGCATTCGTGCAAGCAGAGGTCAAGAAGTGGACGCCCGAGCGCGCGCAGAGCGTCTCGGGCGTACCCGCCGAGATGATCGAGAAGGTGGCGCGCGCGTACGCGACTGAGTCGCCGGCCGCGATCCTGATGGGCGCGGGCGCCAACCACTGGTATCACGGCGACCTCACGGGGCGCGCATACGCATTGCTTGCAGTGGTAACCGGCAACATCGGACGTTCGGGGTCTGGGTTCTCGGTGTACGTGGGTCAGTACAAGGTTCGCGTGAAGCCGGCCGAGTGGTTCAACCCCGGCGGAGAAAAGGCCAAGATCGTCGCGACGAGTTACTTCGTTCACGGCAAGACCGAAACCATGCACCCGTCTGTGCCATACCCGAAGAACGGCTTCAAGGCGCTGTTCTGCACCTTCTCGAACTTCCTCGTGCAGTCTCCCGACCTCAACAAGGTCTATGAGCGGATCGATGCGCTGGATCTATTCGTTGTCGTCGATCCTCAGATGACGGACACCGCGCGCTACGCGGACGTCGTTCTGCCGGCGACGACCTGGTACGAGAAGAAGGACTTGACGGCAACTCCGTTGCATCCGTTCTTGCAGTTGCAGCAGCCGGCGATCGAACCGGTCGGGGAGTCGAAGTCGGAGTTGTGGATCTGGCGCGAGTTGGTGCGCCGCATCGCGCCCGACAAGGCAAAGAAGTACTTCGAAGTGGACGAGGACGATGCGATTCGCATGATCCTCGCCGGAGGCGGCCCCGCCGAAGGGATCACCCTGGAGCAACTCGAGAAGGGTCCGGTACGGCTGAACGTCCCGGACCCGGAGGTTGCTTTCCAGGACCAGATCGAGAACCTGACTCCCTTCCCACCGCCGTCGCTGCCGACACCGATCGAAAAGACGCAAGAGTTCGTTCCGACCGGTCGTATCGAGTTGTACAAGGACGAAGATCGGTTCCAGGAGTTCGGCGAGACCGTCGTCACCTACAAGCCGCCGTTTGACGACGAGGTGCACGACCCCAAGGAGTACCCGATCACACTTCTGTCGCCGCACTCGAAGTGGCGCATTCACTCCAGCTACGCGAACACTCCGTGGCTCATCGAGATCCACGGGGGCAAACCGAAGGTTCTGCTGAATCCAAAGGACGCTGCGGAGCGAGGAATCGGCGAGGGCGACGAGATCGAGGTCTTCAACACGCGTGGGAGGCTGCAGGCCTGGGCGCACGTGAGCGAGTCGGCGCGGCGGGGCTCGGCCACGTTGCCCGAGGGCTGGTGGTATCGCTTCTTCAAGTCCGGCAAGGGAGTCAACGAGTTGACATCCTCGGCGATCAACCCGATTCACGAGATCCACTACGTCCCGAACATGTGGGCCCCGTCCACGGGGTGGAAGGACTGCCGCTGCGAGGTGCGCCGTGTCAACTGA